One region of Rattus norvegicus strain BN/NHsdMcwi chromosome 13, GRCr8, whole genome shotgun sequence genomic DNA includes:
- the Fcgr3a gene encoding low affinity immunoglobulin gamma Fc region receptor III-A precursor encodes MWYLLLPTALLLTVSSGVGAGLQKAVVILDPEWVRVLEEDCVILRCQGTFSPEDNSTKWFHNKSLISHQDANYVIQSARVKDSGMYRCQTAFSALSDPVQLDVHADWLLLQTTKRLFQEGDPIRLRCHSWRNTPVFKVTYLQNGKGKKYFHRNSELSISKATHADSGSYFCRGIIGRNNISSASLQISIGDPTSPSSFLPWHQITFCLLIGLLFAIDTVLYFSVQRSLQSSVAVYEEPKLHWSKEPQDK; translated from the exons ATGTGGTACCTACTACTACCAACGGCACTGCTACTTACGG TTTCCTCTGGCGTTGGAGCTG GTCTCCAAAAGGCTGTGGTGATCCTAGACCCTGAATGGGTCAGGGTTCTCGAGGAAGACTGTGTGATCCTCAGGTGCCAGGGCACCTTCTCCCCCGAGGACAATTCTACCAAATGGTTCCATAACAAAAGCCTCATCTCGCACCAGGACGCCAACTATGTCATCCAAAGTGCCAGAGTTAAGGACAGTGGAATGTACAGATGCCAGACAGCCTTCTCCGCGCTCAGTGACCCGGTGCAGCTAGACGTCCATGCAG ACTGGCTATTGCTTCAGACCACTAAGCGGCTGTTCCAGGAGGGGGACCCCATTCGTCTGAGATGCCATAGCTGGCGAAACACGCCTGTATTTAAGGTTACCTATTTACAGAATGGCAAAGGCAAGAAGTATTTCCATAGGAATTCTGAACTCAGTATTTCAAAAGCTACGCACGCCGACAGTGGTTCCTACTTCTGCAGAGGGATCATTGGACGCAACAACATATCTTCAGCATCCTTGCAGATAAGCATAGGAG ATCCGACGTCTCCCTCCAGCTTTCTACCGTGGCATCAAATCACTTTCTGCCTGCTGATAGGACTCTTGTTTGCAATAGACACAGTGCTGTATTTCTCGGTGCAGAGGAGTCTTCAAAGTTCCGTGGCAGTCTATGAGGAACCCAAACTTCACTGGAGCAAGGAACCTCAGGACAAGTGA